DNA sequence from the Thermodesulfovibrionales bacterium genome:
GCGGGTTTGCCCTCGAAAAAGATCTCTTTGCATCCCTGCCAGAAATCTGAAGACCGTCCCTCCAGAAAGTCCCTCAATTCAGAGAACGATACAACGACGCCCCTCCTCAGGAAAGCCGATCCCAAATCCTTCATCAAAAGGTTAAAAAGCTTCACCCGGATATAGCCCTTTCCCGAACCACCTTGACTGCCCGTTTCCCTGTAGGTAATCGTACTTCGGAAAGACGAATATACCCCCCCTCTCCTGAGTGTCGCTCCGACAAGCCCCGGCACTGCTGCGGAAAGGGCCAGGCATGATCCGTCCTTAATGATTGCAGAATCCAGGTCATCAACGGGTCTTCCGTCAAGAAAAACTGACTGTATCCTTTCTACCGACTGTGAGCTTAACCCGATCTCTTCCTGAAGAAAACTCCTGATACTCGATCCTGCGCGGGCACTGACCATGACCCCACGCTGCAATAACAGGAAGAAGTGCGAGATATGGCTCTCGTCTATGACAAAGGAAAGGCGCGGATAGGCATCACCTCGAATATCCGATCCACAGACGCAGCTCATCTCAGAGGATACTCCTTTTCCACCCGACAACGCCTATGGAGAGTCCGTCAGCAGGCAAGAGAAAGGGGAGACCCAAGGAGTCTCCCCTTATGAATAAGGCACCGTCGGTTTCGGTCACCAATTGAAGACCTTATCCAGATCTTCGTCTTTCACACCGAAGGTAACACCGTGAGGTGAAAACTTCTCCGTCTTAAAGTAGCTGGGAAGCCTGTCCTGCTGGGCAGTAAAACCTGCCCTGGCATTGAAGTCACGCTCAAAGGTGAGCACTTTCTTTCCGAGCTCCGTTACGCCATCTGCCGTCAGATTCAGGCCGTAAAAGGAGTTCAGCAGATCAAGGAGCGCCTGGAAGGTATCGGGCTGATCAAGGATCGCAAACGCTATGAAGAGGCACATCCCCGTGGAGTCAATGGCTGCAGTGGCGATCTGGAGGTTCCTCGAAAGCTCGATCTGTCCTTCAGGTTTTAGCGCGTTCACATCTCCCCCGACCTTCAAGACATTCTGCGCGACAGCATATCCCGCGGTGTGGTCGGCTCCCATGGGGCTCGTTGCGTACGTAACGCCAATGCCTTGTACCGCACGGGGGTCATAGGCAGGCATGGCCTGACCTTTCACAACAGGAGCCCTCTCCACACCAAAGGCCTTTGCCGTCAACGCGGCGCCATTACCGAGGATCCTCCCCAGATGGCTCCCCTTTCCGACCTCCTTTACCAGATTAATAGCCGCTTGAGCGTCTCCGAATTTCGCCAGTCCTGCTTCCATGGCAACAGCGATGGTGGCTCCCATTTCGATGGTATCGAGGCCGTAGTTATCATCGAGGAAGTCAAGCATGGCAATAGCGTCAAGATCATCAATGCCGCAGTTTCCGCCGTGGGCCCAGACGGTCTCATACTCAGGCTGTTTTGTCAGGTAGTGACCGTCCTTATCATGGTAAACGCCTGAACACTGGATAACGCATCCACGGTGACAACCGTGGGTAGGCAACCCTCCCCGCTTAGCCTCGACTTCAGCCTGTGTCTCTCCGCTGAT
Encoded proteins:
- a CDS encoding aldehyde ferredoxin oxidoreductase C-terminal domain-containing protein, with amino-acid sequence MDKILRIDMGAEGGPRATEAALGDYAGFGGRAMTSAIVSKEVPPLCHPLGAENKLVIAPGMLSGTIASMSGRISIGCKSPLTGGIKEANSGGQAAQVLARLGYAAIVLEGKPKDDTLYKVFINKDGVTITPDNSLRMLPNYDLVEKMKAAHGDKIACISIGPAGEMKMSAASIACTDMEMRPTRHAGRGGVGAVMGSKGVKVIVLDDTGMKMRPPKDPEKFKEANKRFVEGLRRHPVTGQGLPAYGTNVLTNILNEVGGYPTYNFKQGRFDGAGKISGETQAEVEAKRGGLPTHGCHRGCVIQCSGVYHDKDGHYLTKQPEYETVWAHGGNCGIDDLDAIAMLDFLDDNYGLDTIEMGATIAVAMEAGLAKFGDAQAAINLVKEVGKGSHLGRILGNGAALTAKAFGVERAPVVKGQAMPAYDPRAVQGIGVTYATSPMGADHTAGYAVAQNVLKVGGDVNALKPEGQIELSRNLQIATAAIDSTGMCLFIAFAILDQPDTFQALLDLLNSFYGLNLTADGVTELGKKVLTFERDFNARAGFTAQQDRLPSYFKTEKFSPHGVTFGVKDEDLDKVFNW